A genomic segment from Spinacia oleracea cultivar Varoflay chromosome 3, BTI_SOV_V1, whole genome shotgun sequence encodes:
- the LOC110801987 gene encoding 40S ribosomal protein S27-2, translating to MVLQNDIDLLNPPAELEKKKHKLKRLVQSPNSFFMDVKCQGCFNITTVFSHSQTVVVCGNCQTVLCQPTGGRARLTEGCSFRRKGD from the exons ATG GTTTTGCAAAACGATATTGATTTGTTGAACCCACCGGCGGAGCTTGAGAAGAAGAAGCACAAGCTCAAGCGTCTTGTTCAATCTCCTAACTCCTTTTTCATG GATGTTAAATGCCAGGGATGCTTCAATAT AACTACCGTTTTTAGCCACTCCCAGACTGTTGTTGTTTGTGGGAATTGCCAGACAGTATTGTGCCAGCCCACAGGAGGTCGTGCCAGACTCACCGAGGGTTGCTCATTCAGGAGAAAGGGGGACTAG